In Danio rerio strain Tuebingen ecotype United States chromosome 18, GRCz12tu, whole genome shotgun sequence, the genomic window GAGTGGGAAGTCCTGGAGTGGCGTGATTTTCCTGTGGATTGTCTGTGTTTTGAAAGGTAATGGTAACGGGTGCAGACTGTCCAGTAGCGTGAGGtagctttttatttgttttcctggTTGCTTTCTTGGGTGCTCCGGGGTGGTTAGTTGCTTGCTGTGCAGAAGTCGGTTGAGGATAGGGGGTGTGCCGGGATCGAGTTGGTCTGCTGTCCTGAGGGGGAGGAGTTGGTGAAGGGATGGTTTCGTAGAGTTTCAACAGTTCAGCTTTGTTGCAGCGGTTAGGGATGGATATACCGGCGTTTGTAATGGTCTGACGGAGTTCGGcgactgtcattttatttgagaTGAGGGATGAGGATCTTGCAGATGCGTATGATGAAGATGGAGAAGGTAAGTTGCGGTTTGGGGTTATGGGGGATGGAGACTGTGTACGGCGATGGGTCCTTGAAACTGTAGAGCGGATGGGTCTTCTGCCTCTTATGGGAGCTTCGGTGTTTGTTTGGTTTCCGGTTGGGGCTTGTTGTCCTTGTGCTGGTGTTCCTAGGGGAGCGGGTGTATCGTCTCTTTCCATGATGTTGTTGTTTAGTTGATGATGGCGTGTCCGTtgaattttttgagttttgttgtTGCTGTCGTTGTTGATTTGTAGTAGGTTGAAGTTAATGTCGCAGGCGATGGTATGGTAGATGAAGATTTGAGGATTTGAAGAGGAGCTGTGTCCGTCCTTCTGTgcttcttcggaaaacgaagataggggTGTACATTttagctaggttatttatagtgggtttggatcgttccgattggctagctaatgagctTAGATGAGTGGccggctgcagtcaatcatatcacgtgctcctctcgaaattagtttatgaaacttcatttaaatttaattgcatAACAATTGGTTAACCTTTTGAATACATATACATGATTTTACATATTctagaatatatatattcattctttttcttttttggcttagtccctttatttgtcaggggttgccacagcggaatgaaccgccaacttatccagcatatgttttacacagcggatgcccttccagccgcaaccaagtaccgggaaacacccatttacactcatacattcgaacacggggagaacttgcaaccggggcttgaaccagggaccttcttgctgtgaggcgacggtgctaaccactgtgctgccctatgtGCTCTATACGGGTGAGTGGGCTTCACAAACCACATGGAGGGCACTCTCTTGCTGTCTTAATGCACtagacattttgttagaaataacCATGTgcgtttcattttttttcatataactGCTATTTTATATCATAGCACTTAAGTTTTGCCTTGATATTTTATATCTCTTGTTtgaatacactatgaacagcagctgcgctaataattttttttgttccctatttccacctggggatattcttcccgaggcctctagagatcatgacctgtgaagagatgatgccaccatagaggacttctagatGTATCCAGAATCCTACCAGACCGTTtcatgagcagatgctgtggtggtcatggaggagtggagagcatgagactgattaataaaagaccccagtgacagataagtgcccgcattgatcctgtggtcCAGCCTGAAAACCCGCTgatgacctactcacacctgcagcttctccacgatggacgcccAGTGTTCTTCAACCTCCAgctcctagactgcagctctgcatgtGTAgtgtggccagaggagaaatggttgtgcccaactgagccttgtTTCTCTCAAGATTTATTCCTTCACTTTCTTCAATTGGTAAAGTTGTGttcctccactgtcgccactggcttgcttggtttgggacttgtggagctgcgcatcgatggatttgctcttcagtgtttggacattcagcagtgaaaactaaaccacactgaactaaagtGAATTTAATAAtagttaagctgctttgacacaatcgggTAGGTGGAGCTACCGCCAAAAAACTAGggtcctaaaaatgcggtcctATAAATGCAGGCCTGAAAGTGCAGCTACACCAGTTGTGCAGGATCATACTATTGGCTAAATGTAGCAAAGTAACAGTACTGATTTTTCTCtaattatttacttgagtaagagtaaaaatacacatatttaaatgtactaaaaaaGTACACTTTACACATTAATTTTACTCAAGTCAATGTAACGAAGTAAATGTAACtcgttactacccacctctgaCCTCTCTTTCCTGTGGCAGTCGATCTTTCTTTAGATCAGACTGAACTAAAGATCTATGACAGAAAGTCTAAAAACTGATAAAACTGGTAGAACTTTCTGCACATCACAAATTTAGCTTGGGCCAATTTGCTGCATCTGATGACATACAGTTCTACATTAGGTAagataagtagttttaaaatgttaaatgtgcTTACAGTATTTTTATAGCCCTACAGAGTCACACTTTTTTGTGCCTGTTTAAAGCTGGACCAACCAACGCAATAGACATGATGTATGTCGCGTTTTTTAAAGTATGCAAATGTAAACTTACTTGTAAACCAAATACGTTGCCGGATTCTTTCATTGGCAATAGAGATAAAGTACTTATTAAGTGCTTCATCAGCCTCGGGTCATGAACCGATGCAGAACCTATATTTTATGAGCTGAGACATGACTGAATTATCATGCGTATGTTTGGCTGACCATATAATTAGAATTAAAGGGGCCGACCTTTCGAGCTTCAATGTATGAGTGGTGTCCGGGTACTGTTAAGACAACACATTATTTTCTTGAAGAAACAATGATATTGAGTCAAGCTTATCCACATAATAAAGGAGGTCTTAATCGTCCCAAAAATATCAATAACTCAGTttcgtctaaaaaaaaaaaaaaaaaaaaattaagtaatggtCTTTTGCCTTTGCACAACAGAGTTGGTCTCTAAACAGATGCAGACCTCAGCCCTATTTCCTGAGCTGAGACTATCTCAATCTAAGGACACAGAACAACACCCTGCAAACACCCAAAATTCTACTTAAAGTAAAACTTTTACTGAGTTGctacatgatgctagtgtggagcagagtgtaccAGTGGCGCTGTTCgtatcaagtgcagagagtttgcaagatggaggaagagagtctgaaacaatgatTGGGTGCGAGAGAGCGTAGGTTCCTGTGGTGTGTggtggctcaggagtaatgtggatgttgagagacagaaggaaatgatccgatgtgtgtagtggagttactagtgTTTAATCAACGAAACAATATCgagtgtaaataaggtctagctgagtACCTGATTTGtgagtagcagaagtaggtgctcttttgagGTCAAAAGAGACAAGCAGAGTCTGGAAGTCAGTAGCTTGAGGTCTTTAAATCtggatgttgaagtcacctagtaCTAGTGGTGTCATAATCataaaaagatgagagaagaacatccagttcatctaagaagtgacctaatgtaCCTGGttggcggtagatgacaaccacaattatgtagaaggggtggataatggtgactgcatggaattcaaaggagctgatcttTGCCAGGGACGGTCTCTGAGTAAATTTACTTTCCTTGGAAatcagtagtccagtcccaccccctctccctgtctgacgaggagtttgggaaaaagagaaattagcagaaagagctgcatgtgtagcagtgtcctccggtcttaaccaggtctcagttagagccatgagattatagtcagaatgtgtagctatggaggtaataaaatctgccttgttaacagcagattgacaattccagaggcccacagagagagagagttgtgaaatagcagatacatgtATCGAACGAAGGTTGTTAGGATTAcacctgcagcgtacctcccgtgctTTGCAAGTGTTAGTAACAACAATAATTAGTAAACACATCATAAAATcccaatgaaaacaataataaatgcaaagataaattaaaataaataagtaaagtactcaagtgctttgttgGTGTCTTTGCTCGGTAGTAGGCTTGTGCCGGTATTCGGTAATGCGATAAATCACGGTAATGAATATGCACGATATTGTTATCGCGGGCACTTCAAAATACCGTGAAAAATAATATATCCGGATTTTTATTCTTAGAACGCGCCTTAGCTTATTTTCCATCAACCACTTGAAGAAACACTGCGTATATGCTGCGCAGAACTGATGCGCACTCTGATGTAAACAATCCCCACATGTAGAAGCACTGTGTGCACGCAGTGCGCGCCGCCGCTGCCACCGCACTATAATCCTCACACGAAGAAGAAGCATGGCGGAAGGAGGAACGCTGCCGACAATTTATTCCCCTTCAGCTTATTTTCCATCAACCGCTTGAAGAAACACTGCGTATATGCTGCGCAGAACTGATGCGCACTCGGATGTAAACAATCCCCGCATGTAGAAGCACTGTGTGCACACAGTGCGCGCCGCCGCTGCCACCGCTCTCTTATCCTCACACGAAGAAGCATGGCGGAAGGAGGAACGCTGCCGACAATTTATCCCCCTTCAAAAAGGGTAAAGTCAGAGGTTTGGAAATATTTGGGTTCCAAAAAAATGCAGAGGGATTGCTGATCGAAGACGGTTTCcctttgtgtaaaacatgtggACGGAAAGTGGCTGCTAAACACGGGAACACGTCTAACATGTTTGCTCATATTCGCGACAACCATCCACTGCAATTCAGGGAGATAAAGGTAAGACACTTAATTTCTCATGCTGAATACCACATAAAACAACTATTTGAAAGACAGGATTGCAAAATTACGTTAACTTATTTCCATTTGCTGCGTGTTGCTTGCTTCCATGTAAGTTAGTTTAAGAATTAGCATAAACTCCACTTGCTACACTTAAGTTTGCATCTCGtattttaacaacaaaatacAATACTCAGCTAAAAGTAAGTTCTGTAATTAATAATTGAAGTTAGGCAGAATAATGTGATTTTAAGTTAAAAAGGAATGCAACACAATCATACATTAGAGTAAACTtgatgtttacatgtttacaagaGAGTACTAGTAAAGTGCAAAACTTAAGCTCATCATCTTGTGTTTTCTATTACTAAAATATAGTATGAAATGACAGATGCATTTAGTTGAAAGTTGCAACTTGGGTTATTTTTagtctaaaaacaaaaacaaaaaaaaacgaaaatttaCTTTGCTTGTATTCTCTGTCTGAACAGcatcttttatttaaattatcagAGGTATGAAGTAATATTTTTCATTCCTATTTTACAGAGTGGCCATGCATCTAGCAGTGCTGGTTCATCTTCAGCTGAAGCCATCGTTCAACCAACAGTTCAAGAGGCATTCCAGCGTCAGGCTTCATATGGACCTTCATCTCATCGGGCCAAGGAAATCAATCATGCCATAGCATATTGTATTGCTAAAGACATGATCCCCATTTACACAGTAGCAAAACCAGGATTTCTGAAACTGATGAAGACAACAGTTCCACTTTACAAAGTTCCCTCACAGAAGTTTTTCTCTAAGACAGAATTACCCAAAATGTATAACAGTCTAAAAGAGGATGTTGGCAAGCGTATAGCCCAAGGAAAATGGTATGCAGCAACTACTGACCTATGGACCAGCAGTGGAGGAAGTGGTCATCCATACATCAGCTTCACCATCCACTACCTCACAGATTGGAAACTTCAATCAAACTGCCTGGAAACACAGTTTTTTCCAGAAGACCACACTGCtgacaatatcagtgaattttttGATAACATGTTGCAGGAGTGGGGCATCAACAAAGAGTTTTTTGTTAGTATTACAACTGATAATGCTACAAACATGAAAAAGGCATTCGAGACCACCTTTCCTGGCCAGTGGTTTGGGTGTTTTGGCCACAACTTGAATCTGGCCATTTCTAAAGCTCTGAAAATCCAGAGGGTGGACACAGCTGTCCGAAGCTGTCGACATTTGGTGCAGGGATTTTCAAGAAGCTGGAAGAGAAGAAGAGAGCTCAGAAATAAACAAGAGGCCTTAAATGTCCCTCAGAGGTCACTTATCCATGATGTAGTCACTAGATGGGGATCGACACAGAAAATGCTGCAGAGGTTTATTGAACAACAGCAGGCAGTCTGTGCTGTACTGGCAACGGAGAGAGGTGCATGGCATTTGATCCCAAAGGATGCAGATATTGCAGTCATTGAACAAGTCTTGCAAATCCTTCAACCACTCAGTGCTTTTACTGATGCTTTGGCTTCAGAGAGCAGGGTAAGTCTGTCAGCCCTGAGGCCGGTGCTAAGTCACATCATCTCAGACATTCTTGAGGTCAAAAATGAAGACAGTGCCCTCACCATAGACCTGAAGAGGGTAATGAAGTCAGATCTTGAATCCAGGTACAGTGTTGATGCAAAGAAGGTGATGGACTTGACAAGCTTCATTGATCCCCGGTTTAAAGGAAGCTTTTCTGATGACCTTGATGCCACGGTTAACTGCTGTATTGAGGAAGCCTCAAAACTGGCAGAAATGACAACACTGAGTGAGGGAGCTGCCCAAACAGAGCAAAGCAGCTCAACCCCCATGCcctttactcacacacacacacccacctcTGAAAAACAGCAGCAAAGCTTGGCCACCCTGCTCAACAAAATCACCTCCACAAGGCAGCAGAGAGCAGAGGAGCAGGAGGGTGAAGGCAGCATGAAGTCAAAGACTGAAGCTGAGATCAAACTGTATCTTTCTCTGCCACTAATAAAATCAGAGGCAGATCCATTGCagtggtggagtttgcatgctgaAGAACTTCCTCATCTTGCTACCTTGGCTGAGAAGTTTCTCTGCAT contains:
- the LOC141378704 gene encoding E3 SUMO-protein ligase ZBED1-like, with protein sequence MFAHIRDNHPLQFREIKSGHASSSAGSSSAEAIVQPTVQEAFQRQASYGPSSHRAKEINHAIAYCIAKDMIPIYTVAKPGFLKLMKTTVPLYKVPSQKFFSKTELPKMYNSLKEDVGKRIAQGKWYAATTDLWTSSGGSGHPYISFTIHYLTDWKLQSNCLETQFFPEDHTADNISEFFDNMLQEWGINKEFFVSITTDNATNMKKAFETTFPGQWFGCFGHNLNLAISKALKIQRVDTAVRSCRHLVQGFSRSWKRRRELRNKQEALNVPQRSLIHDVVTRWGSTQKMLQRFIEQQQAVCAVLATERGAWHLIPKDADIAVIEQVLQILQPLSAFTDALASESRVSLSALRPVLSHIISDILEVKNEDSALTIDLKRVMKSDLESRYSVDAKKVMDLTSFIDPRFKGSFSDDLDATVNCCIEEASKLAEMTTLSEGAAQTEQSSSTPMPFTHTHTPTSEKQQQSLATLLNKITSTRQQRAEEQEGEGSMKSKTEAEIKLYLSLPLIKSEADPLQWWSLHAEELPHLATLAEKFLCIPATSVPSERVFSASGHILSPQRSKLKPEKVNMLTFLHFNLKD